TGCTGTCAATAAAAATAGTTTAATAAGAGAAATGAACAAGTTGAACAAGACAaagtcaaaatgaaagaaactcaTTGATGTGCAGCTACATGAACTTTAACTCTTGTAAACCTCAGGAGCTGTTGATGATGCAGCTCAAACAGGAGCTGAATATCTCCTGAACATTAATTTATGATTAAATTAATTTAGTTACTGAAACACTCCTGGTTCTGATTATTATTGTAAATACAAGAATTCTGCACAAACTCAGAGCTTCTTTTACATTAAATAGTTTAACAATGAGTTCATATCATCATTTTGTTCCGTTATTTTTAAACCTCGAGGCACTTTAAAGACTAATatcatttaattattattatctacTAATAACAGATTTGGTAAAACTACAGTTTTACATgttaattatttaaaacaaacatttgatattaatacatttaaaatatccTAAATATGACAATAATCCTGGCAAACACTTCATACAAGCGTGTCgtatttttcttctatttttctatTCAATTTCTTTGTAATAAATAGtatattttttccttctctgtttttaatttcaACATCCTTGATGCCAATAAAGTTTATTGAATTTAATAACCCATTATTCAGGTTAGAATCTGTTATAaaccttaaaaataaaatgtgctgtaaaatcCATCTTATCTGCAGTTTCAGGTGTAATATAATAAATTTAATAAGCAATAAATAGCTGCAGCTTCATCTTCCAGATGAACTAAAAGAACCTGATCTGTGGTTTTAGGAACTGGATGATTCAGTTCCTTTCATCCTCCACCTGGAATCATTTTCGGATTCCGGGTTTATTCTCCTCTAAATGGATCtgatgttcctcctcctccacagctgGGTGGTTTACCAGGAGCCCAACTACAGAGGACCTCACTACATCCTGGAGAAACGCGACTACAACAACTTCTCAGACTGGGGCAGCCAGAACAGCACTGTGGGCTCCATGAGGAGAGTCCGCTTCAACTGAAGCTCAGACCTCCTGGTCCAGACCATCTCAGTCCAAACCTGTCAGCTTTACACTCCACATAACCTATTTTAGTAATAAACTGGTAAAAGACCAACACTCTGGCTTGGATTTATTCCACTAATTCCACTGAAGGACTTCTGGTTCGTTTTATTCCGATTTAATCATCTGGAACCGACAGACGAAAACTCCTGTTTTTGTCAATGAAAGATGAACTAAAGGCAGAAATTTGAAGATGAAACTTTATCCTGAACATTAAGAAAGACTGACGTGTTTTATGTTGTTCTCATTAAAGACTAAAGAGATTTGAGCATTTCTATCTGCTATGAATATCTCAGAACAATCACTTTCCTGCAAAACAtaacaatttaaaatgttttaaatcagTAGAAAAAGAACTCTCCTccaaaaggcagaaaaatatTAAGTTTTAACTCTTTCACCATTTTAAGCAACATTGGTGTTTTGTACAACTTAGAAGTAAAAATAAGGTTGAAAATCGTAAAACTTTGAGCACTCCAACAGTTTTGAGctcgtttttcattttaatcaaagTCTCAGAGCTTCGTTGATCTTTTTAGAGCCATAGCAGTTTGTTAGGAAATTTAAAAGGCACAACCATCAGCGGCAATGAGCTTCTCCAAGCAGCTGAGCAGCATCAAGAAAAATTAAGTAAATGAGTCTACAGAGCAGGAGAAGGTTCTGAGAACAGGATGGAGGAACCGTGGAGAACAAGCTGAGGCCTGGAAAAAACCTCCAGAGAAAACTGCTGCTAGAATCACTAGAACATGAAATCAAAACCCTGTTTGACTGCAGAAGGGCTTCTGGAACATTTATCAGACTGTTCTACTGAAAACACCTGAACTGATACAACCGTCTGCATCCATCCTAACCCATGGATGGTTGGAGAATATAACTGTCTGTTTTGCCCATTCCAAccatttttctgtggtttttgaGTGGAGGCTGTTTGGGTGATTTCTTGACTGTTCCGTACTCTCTTAGGATGCGGCATCTGGTACTTCTAGGAACTTCAGGTAAGTCACAGCTTTTTAAGATGGTAGAACTTGATGCCAGCGGTCGTCTGGCTGCTTCTCGCTTAATTCTTCTCAGATCCTTTgatgttcttttttccttttcaactCACTTTTTTCTGCCATCTTGACCATTTTTGATGGTCCTAGTATCTCTTCCCAATTTCATTGGGAGTAAGTTTTTCTGACAGCAACTGAACTATTTGGCTCTTTTCTGAAGCCGTTAAGTcctttttttgtcccattttgatgAAAGCTAAAACTTGCCAATAATTCATAACATGCACTTTTGACATGtgattttcttgctttaaatgTGATATAATTTGAAATGTCTGACAAATACAAAGTTAGCGTAGGAGAAGACTATTTAAGAGTGGGAAGGCCCAGACTTATTTCTAAGattatgttttggacaaaaaaaaacaaaaacctacTTGCCTAACAATTTGGCACAGAGTGTAGAGAACAGCTGAAGATTTTAACAGGATCCCAAATAAACCTCATATTTCATCCCATGGCACCACAGAACTAAAATCTTCCTCCAAATTCCAGAGCATGAAAGAAGCAGACTAAACGTCagcaagagaaaagaaaatcctCCAGCAAGAACAGACAGCTGATAGAAAAAGGTTTTAGAAACAGTTCTCAGGCACAGAACTCCTCTCAGGCTAGTAAGAGAGAATCTTTCCTAAAATATTGAAGAAATGAACTTTGCTTTgtggaaatgagcagaaatCTAGCTCCTACTGTAGGAGCTCTTAGTTCAAAATATTCAGGAATGTTTTTCTGAGAGGCAAAGGAAGCCTCTTAATGTTGAATTAACAAAAAGCTGGTAGAACCAAAGTAAGTCAAAGACTGTTAAAACCACAGCAGGATACCTAAAACCTTTTATTTAGCTTTAGTTTGAACCATACAGTCCAagatctgagcttaaaatgcagctgaatCATGCAGCACacattaaaactataaaactaatcacagcaaaacatttaagaaaacaAGGCACTTATTCATTCACATCTGATAAAACATCCAATTTACAGCTCAGATTTCTGGAAGCAGAACAAAGATCTCTtctgaaacagaaacaggagctgaaggtCTGGCAGCAGAAACTCAGAAGGTTGTTCTGGACCTCAGATGTTCCTCCAGGCATATGGCTGttaacaccccccccccccaaaaaaaaaaaaacctaacatCTCAGATGAGAAGCCCTTCAGGACATTTCTGCTCCACTGAAGTTGGTAGTAAACGGACTGAGGTTCAATCAACACGATGCAGCTGAAGAATCTAGAAGATCAAAAGATTCaggaaaaactgatttcaaTGAAACCATGACGCTCAGATGAACTAAAAACATCCCATAAAAACTAGTGAAGTTTCTCCACAGGTTGAGATAAAGCTCCAATAAAGTGCAAGTGAAACGTCCACAGACGAAAAGTCTCTCAGGAAGTGTTGAGCAGAGCGGCCGCCAGGTTCTCCACGACGGGAGACTTCAGCTGAGGGATCAGGCTGATCTTCATCAGTTTGCTGCTTGAATATTTGTTCCTGACGGCCTGCAGAAGAAGAATCGGTCAGTTTGAGCCGACAGGTCATCGTCTGGACAATGATTTAAAGTCAGACTCACCTGGAACTTAGTTTTCCCCTCGTTCACCATCACAACATTTTTGGCGATGAGCTGCATGATGGGTTTCAGGTGGAGCTCATCGTAGGTGGAGTAGTGCTGCTGGGTGGGAGACTGACAGCAGAGAAGCTCCATTATCAACCTGCCTGAAGCTGATGAACATGAATCAGGTGTTTAAAGGTGAAACTGACCCAGGACAAGCCGTCCAGCAGCAGCtgggagagacagagggaggcagCAGCGATCTCAGAGGGCCGGTAGTGGACCATGGAGTAGTCCAGGAGGGTCAGCTCCATCAGGTACTTAGCCAgggtgtgtctctctgtgtcagaCTGAAAGACATTAAGAAAACTAACATTTTACTTAAAGATTCAGGGATTTGAGACACTGCTTTTCATTATGTTAACACATTGACTCTTTCCTTCAATAAGTCTAAACTCAGACCAGTGAGGAAGTAAAGAGACTCGAGGACAAAGAAACCAGCGATCaaacaaatctttaaaacaTCTGATCAGTCGCCATGAGGTGCTGCACAGCTTCAGCACCTGTCAGACccacaaacagctgcagcttttactCCATTTTATTAACAGAAAATGTGTGAAGACCCTCCATGTTGGAGGAGGAAATCATCTCCAGGAGCAGAagtcaccaaaataaaagctcctTTAGTGGTTCACATCAGTAGAGTCCTGATTATCATTGCTCTTATCagaaaagagcaacaaaaacCAGTTCAATCCATTTTTAAACCACAAGAACACAACTGGAGTTCAGCCTGAAGaataataaagtatctatcatccatcctcAGTTCAGCCTGAAGAACATCTCAGAGGTGAGGACTGAACTGCAGAGGTTAAATGATTCGTTAACTATTAAACCGACAGTTTTTAATCAGTTTCAGTAacttcagaaaaaaactgaagtaaaaATTGGGATTGCAACAGAAGACATGAAGCACGAGTCTTTGGGCTTCaggaaacacagaatgacacTTTATTGAACAAAATACTGATTATTGATCCGTAAAAAATTATCCACAACAAAACCCACCAGGTGCTGCTGAATAGTCtgttagcttaaaaaaaaaaaaaaacgacacttaaatgtttcatatcaGGCTCGTTTACAGATATATCACTGCCTTTTGAGACCAACTACAGAACATTTATGGGCTTCACTGTTCAATAATAAACTCTTCCTTCATTCTGTACGttgctgcagctccacactCTTATTTTCTCATAATCTAAGGTCTGATATTCAgagaaagactcaaaatcaaCTCTGGGATGGAGGAAGGTAAGAAGCAGTTTTCTGTGGAGCGTTGTGTCATACACATAAACCTGATGTGATCAGTCAACATTTTATAAAGTAGAACAATTAAATCCTTGAGAAGTTCAGATTAAACTCTGCAGCTCTACATCTGATTACAGCAGAAACTCACGTTTGCCACTTTGGAAGCCCGTCTGAGGAAGTGGAGCGGCAGCGGACGTCCCAGCTGGAACTTGAGGCTCCTCAGAACCAGTTGTTCCATCTCCAGAATCTGCGACTTGGTGAAGGCATTGTCGGTGATGTAGGCGAAGTCTCCAACCTCGGGAGCGTACATCTCCTCGTACTTACAGGCCACCAGCATGGCGGTCACCCCGACCAGCTGCAGCTTCCTGCGAGACACCGGCTGGATCTGCAGCACAGCAGAACCTTAACACCGCTCACACAACACCAAGAACACAGGGGTTAGATGTTCTCACCTGCAGAAAGCGGTCCAGGATGGCCACTGTGAGGTACAGGgtctcctgcagcagctggaacCTGGCGTGGACCTGGACCAGCCAGTCGATCAGCAGAGCTCTCATGCGTTCTGTGATTTCATAACCCTGCATGTAGTTTGCTCTGATGGCCTGTTGGACCTGAGGAGACATGCTGGAGTGAAGAAACTGCAGATGGAAGCAGCTGGTGGGGCTCAGGAGAAGAACTTACCTCCAGCGTATGCAGATACTTATAGATATCTTTGACGTATTCTGAGCAGAGCTGTGGCTGGTCGGCATCCTGCTCATCAACGTCCTGAAAGGTCAGCAGCGTCTCAGAGAACGCCTGGCAaagctcctcctccaccttcatgGAAACATCAGCCTCCTCTGGAAGATCTGCTGGGACCTGGAGGACCGGAGCCTCCTGGAGGACTGGAACCACGGGGCCAGAGGACTTCACTTTCTGAAGACCGGCTGGTTTAGATGATGCTTTGGAAGGTCCCTTCTTCTGAGACAAACGTTAGAGATTTGGAAAAAGACAACATGTTTACTTGTGTGTGTATAATATATGTATACTAAGATGATTTAACATGAGAATTAACTTTAGCTTAAACTGTGCAGTGTTCTTCAATTCAGCAGCTTTACTGCAGCTAATAAAGCTAAACCCAGCAGCGATGAAGATCTCAGATCAGTGTTTGCGTTTCTAAACCCTGATAGCAGGGTAAACTCAGCTAACCCCGATGCTAGAGCTAACCCCGACGCTAGAGCTAACCCCGACGCTAGAGCTAACCCCGATGCTAGAGCTAACCCCGATGACCCTGGTCTGTTACGTTAGAGAtagcttcttctgctgctcgGGGAAGTTGGTGATTTTTCCCAGAACTGCTCTAACCCCAACTCCGGCACTTTATCGTGGTATAATTATGATAAaaaaatgatatatatatataataattacCTTAGGGTTAGCTGCTGGTCCATTACAGTTGGTGATTTCTCCCAGAGCTGCTCTCCTCGGAGCCGCTGCGGTGGTTTTAGCCGTCTTTGAGGGGTTATTAGCGACTAGAAGCTGTGAAAAGACACGAAAACAAAACGTCAGGCACGAAGGAGACGCAGAACAGACTTTATTTCACAAAGGAGAAACAGGACAGACATTATTAGAGCGACCTTGAGGTTTGCATTTTACAAAAACGAATTCGTGTCGGCTAACGCAGCTAGGCCAGGAAGCTAACAGCTGCTGCTTCAAAAACAATTAAACGCAgcgaaaaaacactgaaataactCAGTTTACTCACCGCAGAGCGAACTTCCAGAGACGACATGTCTAACGCGGACAACCTTTGGCGTACAAGATCAACACGGTGATTTATTTCAGCTACAAACAGGAAAATTTACCGTCAGGATCTGGGATTTGTTTGGAAGCGAACACAGACGAGCAGCTTTCAAATAGCGCTCCGGCAAATCTGATTGGACGCAGCTGGAGGACGGAtgcttctgattggctgagagccTGAGGACAAAGGTCGAGTGTTCGcgtttaaaaaattaaataatcataactattgttatattttaaaattaaaaacaatgaaaataatttcaaCAATACAGAAATATTCACTTCCACCAGCAGTTCagtaaaatgacataaatatatCTATTTAACTTATTGTTGTAAAAGCCCAGGTAAAATAAGACCCTGtggttgttattattattattattattattattattattattatactatattatataGAAATTGTGACGCTTGATGCAAGTAGACAAATCTTAAAACTGGATGACCTGACCCCTCTGTCACGCTCAggttaatgtttatttaatgttttgtacatatatttaCCTGTACCACTGTGcaggcctgtttttttttttgcaaatgtaaaaatatttgcacgtcacacattaaaatcattctagttttagtttagtttagttttagtttagtttatttgaaaGGGGACAATACAATTTCATAAAACACATAGTTATATGGTTAAAAAGCCAGAATTAGCCAAAAGGCTAGTTTTCATCTGTAGTCCCCTGGCCATGAtataaaaaacagtaaaaaaaaacatctacaagAGATAGAACATAGATAGACACATTGATACGGCACTAATGTAACAAATAACACATACATGACAAACTGTTAAGAGAGCACAGGGCACACAATAcctatacaatacaatacaagaTACATATTCAAACACTTACTATGTAATTAAGAGAATGAGACATCACAACATGTCACAACATAACATTTGATTCCAACATCAAAACATCACAACAGGCTTGTCTCTTAGTGTTGGCAGCTGTAGGTGTTGATAagccacattttcaattttttctgAAGACCATTCTAAGTTCATGTTTTAATATTCTACTCAGTTAAAAGCAGTGATATCAATTCTAATTCTAAGCTGCACTTTGGAGATCTTTATTCAACTGTCTGTCCTGATGTCGGAGTTTTGTCTTAAATCCTAGAAAGTGACCCAGACTGGAACAGAAACTCACTGTGTTGTTACGGAGAAACATATTAATGTCCATTATAGATTTAAATGCTGTCAAAGATGACGTGTTTTCCATCTGAGAAAGAAtctctggtttttatttgacttcatggcaaagaaaataatgagacagagaaaatgtgatttaacgCTAAAGAGCATCAGAGggctgcagaaataatgttttacagGAACTTCACTCATTATGCTGCTGATATACAACTATGACCTAAATCTAGAGATTTAATCTTTACTTCatgtctacaattctacagtttcatttagcagacgcttttgtccaaagcgacgtacaacacaagcaagaattcagacataaggaaaaacctgtagcaagtgcaaaagtgcttcaagtgcgattggtcaaaggtgttgccatcaagctgcagaagaattgccaacagccccccccccctttaaaaaaaaaaatgttttcaactttgtcagcactaaataagtgctgggttttggaccacctgacttattctacccctaaggtggagtcagattaagtgcctaggtgttctctgaacaattgagtcttcagttgtcttttaaaagtagaaagggactcagcagaacacaGAGTTTGTGAAAATTCCTCTGATATAATTGATGATCGTGATAACTGAAATGAATCCACAGCAAcctaatctgattaaaaattttatttgtttgacaGCACTATTATAAATATACTATATATAattgagggctgcacagttgtGTAGTGCTTAgaactttggccttgcagcaagaagatcctggttcaaatcccgtcctgggatctttctgcatggagtttgcatgttctccctgtgcatgcgtgggttttctccgggtactccggcttcctcccacagtccaaaaacatgctgaggttaattggttactctaaattgtccgtaggtgtgaatgtgagtgtgattgtgtgtctgtatatgtagccctgtgacagactggtgacctgtccagggtgtcccctgccttcaccagagtcagctgggatagactccagcaccccccatgaccctagtgaggataaagcggtgtatagaggatggatggatgtataatTGAACTTTAAAGAAACTTAACCACTAAAACTATTGCAATGTAATAAAAAATTAGGATGATTAACTCCGAACCAGAAATAAagtagtaaaaatgtaaatattcaaatatttaatTGTTTATGGAGCAACTGTGCATGAATGAATATGTTTGGATAGTTTTCTGATATTAGCAGCAtgctaaaaatataataaataaaaccagaactttgtgaaggagcagcaggagTTTATCAGGAAATCATTGAGAACCGAGTTCTGATCTGTTCATGTTCACAGAAAATAACAGGAGGAACTCTGATCCAGTTCAAGCCTTTATTGAAACAGCAAACATGAAGATATGAATATAAATCCATTTCCTGTGATGCAGTAATGACATTTATCCGGTCTTAAAGGGTTTTAACCCAGAGCTGACCTCCACCAGGAATCAGCGGTTCTCTTTATTTAGAGCTCCTTCCTAAATTAAATCTAcattaatgaataaaaacaacaaaaatatgaaacccTAACCATGGACGGCAGaggaataaaaataagaataaaaagcTCCTGGTCATCCGGTTTTCAGTCAAAGATACCGGAGACGAGCAGGAGGTTAAATCTGTCAGCTGCCCACATTTAAAGCACCGTCTGCtgatgtttttagttttttttttaaaatcacaaatccTCAGTGGAATCTTTACTACATGTGTATCATTACGCAGCTGAAAGTAGCCCCTCAGTAAACGCACGATTTCTTCTTCTATTAACGAGACTTTTGGTGTTCAGATGTTGTAGGTTTTAGAAACAGACCACTGCCTTTATCTACTAAACACTACAGGTTCAACAGAAAAACGTAGAATATGAgccttatttttcaaagattaTTCAGTAATTAAGGTCATTCCAGGCCAGCTCACCCTCACCCCAACCTCAAAGCGACAAGTTCacgattttctttaaaaaaatctaaaagctTTGATCAAAATCCCTTTTTAAGGTTGAAGTTTTCTAATCCTCATCAATCATTTATTACTGGATTCATTTGAAATTTGCACCAAAGGTCCAGTAAACCATCAGAATATTCTGCAGCCAAACGTCCTGAAAGTTTGACAGAAATTAAATAACAATGAATATCCAAGTTTGATAAATTAATCTCCACAATAGAAATTCCGGTAATGTAGTTTATTCTGAACATAATCTAACGTAGTTTTTTCCtgtctggtgtttttttttgttcccagATAATAAACTTTGTAAATTCTCAACAAACCAACCGTATGTTTTCCAAAgtagaattatttttaaatggtttaaacacatttctatgGGAAGTTTAGTAAAATTCATGGcagataaattaaaattaatcaaACGGCCCATAAATAAAGATTTTCTACTCTAAATGAAACAAGGAATGATTGATGAATGTGTGGAAATTAGAAATTATCTAAAATGTTCCAGTTTTTACAGCagtaaaatcagaaaacagaagttttatTTCTAGTTCACTAAAAAGTGTGAATTATaagcaataaaaatatatttctgcaTTTCATCCAATATCAGTTGGTTTCTATCTAACTGATGTAAAAATGCACCATGATGTCTTTTATGGGATTAATTCTGTTCAAACGCAGATTTCTGATGATTCTGTGAAACAGGTTTCTAACTGAAgacgtgtttttgttttattgttggaaAAAGTGACACTTTTCCACAAAAAGGTccaaaaatgcaaattccaAAACTAACCAATCCCCAAACTGACCAGTAGAGTTTCGTCCAAACCTCCTGCAGAGTTCTGCTGATGTTGACCAAAgtcaaagagaaaaataaaaagtctgtttttgtcGGTGAGTTCTtcccgctcttattttgaaaaatgttgcatGGTTACCTGTAACCGTCATTGTGAcagaataaagaacaaaaacacttgTTTTGATCCAGAACAAGATGAACAGGAGACAAACGGTGAGCCGGTAGCTTTTATTCTgcagtgatggatggatggatggaggctCTGGTCCATCAGTTTCCATTCTGGTTCATCTGGAGATACTCGCTGTGAAGCTTCTCCTGAGCTTCATAGAGTTTACGCAGCTTCTTGGCTTGTCCTTTACTGAGCTCCTTCCCTTCAGCATCATGGGTGGGAAAACCCTGCAGacggcaacaacaacaactacttTAGGTGTTTATTGGTTGGTCAGATTTAGCATTCTGGACATTtagaggagtttttttttttttagagaaaaccattcaataaaacaaacataaaaatgaagccCAAAAGCCTGAAGTTCTTCTCTTAAAACCAgaatctgcag
This genomic interval from Acanthochromis polyacanthus isolate Apoly-LR-REF ecotype Palm Island chromosome 2, KAUST_Apoly_ChrSc, whole genome shotgun sequence contains the following:
- the ccnb2 gene encoding G2/mitotic-specific cyclin-B2 isoform X2; the encoded protein is MSSLEVRSALLVANNPSKTAKTTAAAPRRAALGEITNCNGPAANPKKGPSKASSKPAGLQKVKSSGPVVPVLQEAPVLQVPADLPEEADVSMKVEEELCQAFSETLLTFQDVDEQDADQPQLCSEYVKDIYKYLHTLEVQQAIRANYMQGYEITERMRALLIDWLVQVHARFQLLQETLYLTVAILDRFLQIQPVSRRKLQLVGVTAMLVACKYEEMYAPEVGDFAYITDNAFTKSQILEMEQLVLRSLKFQLGRPLPLHFLRRASKVANSDTERHTLAKYLMELTLLDYSMVHYRPSEIAAASLCLSQLLLDGLSWSPTQQHYSTYDELHLKPIMQLIAKNVVMVNEGKTKFQAVRNKYSSSKLMKISLIPQLKSPVVENLAAALLNTS
- the ccnb2 gene encoding G2/mitotic-specific cyclin-B2 isoform X1, with protein sequence MSSLEVRSALLVANNPSKTAKTTAAAPRRAALGEITNCNGPAANPKKKGPSKASSKPAGLQKVKSSGPVVPVLQEAPVLQVPADLPEEADVSMKVEEELCQAFSETLLTFQDVDEQDADQPQLCSEYVKDIYKYLHTLEVQQAIRANYMQGYEITERMRALLIDWLVQVHARFQLLQETLYLTVAILDRFLQIQPVSRRKLQLVGVTAMLVACKYEEMYAPEVGDFAYITDNAFTKSQILEMEQLVLRSLKFQLGRPLPLHFLRRASKVANSDTERHTLAKYLMELTLLDYSMVHYRPSEIAAASLCLSQLLLDGLSWSPTQQHYSTYDELHLKPIMQLIAKNVVMVNEGKTKFQAVRNKYSSSKLMKISLIPQLKSPVVENLAAALLNTS